One Xiphophorus maculatus strain JP 163 A chromosome 9, X_maculatus-5.0-male, whole genome shotgun sequence DNA segment encodes these proteins:
- the LOC102217010 gene encoding tumor necrosis factor alpha-induced protein 8-like protein 1, whose protein sequence is MDSFSTKNLALQAQKKLMSKMATKSMANLFIDDTSSEVLDELYRVTKEYTRNRKESQKIIKNLIKMVVKLGVLYRNNQFNSEELILVENFRKKVHTLAMTAVSFHQIEFTFDRRVMSGILNECRELLHQAIRRHLTAKSHSRVNHVFNHFADCDFLAALYGPAEVYRTHLQRICNGVNKMLDDGNL, encoded by the exons ATGGACTCCTTCAGCACCAAGAACCTGGCCCTCCAGGCACAAAAGAAGCTGATGAGCAAGATGGCCACCAAGAGCATGGCCAACCTCTTCATAGACGACACCAGCAGCGAAGTGCTGGACGAGCTGTACCGCGTCACCAAGGAGTACACGCGCAACCGCAAAGAGTCCCAGAAGATCATCAAAAACCTAATCAAGATGGTGGTGAAGCTGGGCGTGCTTTACAGAAACAACCAGTTCAACAGCGAGGAGCTGATTCTGGTGGAAAACTTCAG GAAGAAAGTCCACACTCTGGCCATGACCGCCGTCAGCTTCCACCAGATCGAGTTCACCTTCGACCGCCGCGTCATGAGCGGCATCTTGAACGAGTGCCGCGAGCTCCTGCATCAGGCCATCCGCCGCCACCTGACCGCCAAGAGCCACTCGCGGGTCAATCATGTCTTCAATCACTTCGCCGACTGCGACTTCCTGGCGGCTCTGTACGGGCCCGCCGAGGTTTACCGGACCCACCTGCAGAGGATCTGCAACGGGGTCAACAAGATGCTCGACGATGGGAACCTCTGA